Proteins from a single region of Abyssalbus ytuae:
- the murG gene encoding undecaprenyldiphospho-muramoylpentapeptide beta-N-acetylglucosaminyltransferase → MSNYKFILSGGGTGGHIYPAISIANELKSRFPEAQFLFVGAKDRMEMEKVPEAGYEIKGLWISGIQRRLSLKNFVFPFKLIDSFLKAGKIVKQFKPTMVIGTGGYASAPLVKVASAKGVKCVIQEQNSYPGIANKFLAGKAEKIFVAYDGLERFFPKNKIIKTGNPVRQDILNVSANVEEALEYFQLNKNKKVLLVLGGSLGARAINKLIEKELNFFAENNIQVIWQCGKLYYEEYKKYENKNIKVLAFLNKMNLAYTAADVIISRAGAGTVSELCIVGKPVIFIPSPNVAEDHQTKNAKALSGRNAAVLVKEVSLDSRFEKEFKSIITSETRQKELSKNIKKLALPHATKHIVDEIEKILKTL, encoded by the coding sequence GTGAGCAATTATAAATTCATATTATCAGGAGGAGGTACCGGAGGACATATTTACCCTGCCATTTCTATAGCCAATGAGTTAAAATCAAGGTTTCCGGAGGCACAGTTTTTATTTGTAGGAGCCAAAGATCGTATGGAAATGGAAAAAGTGCCTGAAGCAGGTTACGAAATTAAAGGGTTATGGATTTCAGGAATACAAAGAAGATTATCCCTTAAAAATTTTGTTTTTCCTTTTAAACTTATTGATAGTTTTTTAAAAGCAGGGAAAATTGTTAAACAATTTAAGCCTACTATGGTGATAGGTACCGGCGGGTATGCCAGTGCTCCTTTAGTTAAAGTGGCCTCTGCAAAAGGAGTGAAATGCGTTATACAGGAACAAAATTCCTATCCGGGTATAGCGAACAAATTTCTAGCAGGAAAAGCTGAAAAAATTTTTGTAGCATACGATGGTTTAGAAAGATTTTTTCCTAAAAATAAAATTATAAAGACCGGTAACCCGGTAAGACAGGATATTTTAAATGTATCAGCCAATGTTGAGGAAGCTTTAGAATATTTCCAGTTAAATAAAAATAAAAAAGTATTGCTGGTGCTTGGTGGAAGTTTGGGAGCCAGGGCAATTAATAAGCTCATTGAAAAAGAACTCAATTTTTTTGCCGAAAATAATATTCAGGTTATATGGCAGTGTGGCAAGTTGTATTATGAAGAATACAAAAAGTATGAAAATAAGAATATAAAAGTTTTAGCTTTTTTAAATAAAATGAATTTGGCCTATACTGCGGCTGATGTGATTATTTCCAGGGCAGGGGCCGGAACAGTTTCTGAACTGTGCATAGTTGGTAAACCTGTAATTTTTATTCCTTCTCCCAATGTGGCCGAAGATCATCAAACAAAAAATGCTAAAGCACTATCAGGAAGAAATGCTGCAGTACTGGTGAAAGAAGTAAGCCTGGATAGCCGCTTTGAAAAGGAGTTTAAAAGCATAATAACATCAGAAACCAGGCAAAAGGAATTATCAAAAAATATAAAAAAGCTGGCATTACCACATGCAACTAAACATATTGTAGATGAAATTGAAAAAATTTTGAAAACACTATAG
- a CDS encoding FtsW/RodA/SpoVE family cell cycle protein — translation MQDLFKNIKGDKAIWAVITLLALFSFLPVYSASTNLVYVVGNGTTWGHLIKHGILLVLGFLIIYGVHKIPYKYFRALSIIAMPIVYVLLAFTLAQGTTIGGANASRWIRVPFVGISFQTSTLASIVLLIHVARYLSKIRNEENITFKETLVPLWMPVFIVLVLILPANFSTTAIIFFMVMVLCFVGGYPLKYLLRIVGVGLLGLTMFVLTAKAFPGLFPNRVDTWISRIENFADKDDSVADYQIEKAKIAIATGGVVGKGAGKSVMKNFLPQSTSDFIYAIIVEEYGLMGAFTLVLLYLFLLFRIIIVAHKAPTIFGKLLVIAVGMPIVFQAFINMAVAVELFPVTGQNLPLISSGGTSIWMTCLALGIILSVSKKRVEVTQEEKIEQHDNPLEILSEQL, via the coding sequence ATGCAGGATTTATTTAAAAATATAAAAGGAGATAAGGCTATTTGGGCAGTTATTACCCTGTTGGCATTGTTTTCGTTTCTGCCTGTATATAGCGCAAGTACAAATTTAGTATATGTAGTTGGAAACGGAACAACCTGGGGACATTTAATAAAGCATGGCATTTTATTGGTTTTAGGGTTCTTGATTATTTATGGGGTGCATAAAATACCTTACAAGTATTTCAGGGCTTTATCAATTATAGCAATGCCTATTGTATATGTATTACTGGCTTTTACCCTGGCACAGGGCACCACAATAGGGGGTGCAAATGCTAGCAGGTGGATAAGGGTGCCTTTTGTCGGTATTTCATTTCAAACATCTACTTTGGCTTCAATTGTTTTGCTAATACATGTAGCGCGGTATCTTTCAAAAATCAGGAATGAAGAGAATATAACTTTTAAAGAAACCCTGGTTCCTCTATGGATGCCTGTGTTTATAGTACTGGTATTAATATTGCCTGCAAACTTTTCAACTACTGCCATTATATTTTTTATGGTAATGGTGCTTTGTTTTGTAGGAGGATATCCTTTAAAATACCTTTTAAGAATAGTAGGTGTGGGACTATTGGGGCTTACCATGTTTGTATTAACTGCAAAGGCATTCCCCGGATTATTCCCCAACAGGGTAGACACGTGGATTAGCAGGATAGAAAATTTTGCCGACAAAGATGATTCTGTAGCCGATTATCAAATAGAAAAAGCTAAAATAGCTATAGCAACCGGAGGTGTGGTTGGAAAAGGAGCCGGGAAAAGTGTAATGAAAAATTTCCTTCCACAAAGTACCTCTGATTTTATATATGCAATTATCGTTGAAGAATACGGTTTAATGGGAGCGTTCACCTTAGTATTGCTTTATTTGTTTTTACTGTTCAGAATTATAATCGTGGCGCATAAAGCTCCAACGATATTTGGAAAACTCCTGGTAATTGCTGTTGGCATGCCTATTGTTTTTCAGGCATTTATAAATATGGCTGTTGCGGTTGAATTATTTCCGGTTACAGGCCAGAATTTACCGTTAATAAGTAGCGGGGGTACTTCGATATGGATGACATGCCTGGCACTTGGCATTATTTTAAGTGTTAGTAAAAAGCGAGTTGAAGTAACACAGGAAGAAAAGATAGAACAACATGATAACCCTTTAGAAATATTAAGTGAGCAATTATAA
- the murD gene encoding UDP-N-acetylmuramoyl-L-alanine--D-glutamate ligase, with product MKKIVVLGGGESGAGTAILGKKEGYEVFVSDSGKIREKYKDVLKKYEIDWEENQHTESKILNADLVMKSPGIPDKVPLIQKIREKGIPVVSEIEFASKYTKATIVGITGSNGKTTTTMLTGHLLQQGGLNVGVAGNIGDSFAQMVAQDNKDFYVLEISSFQLDDIEIFKPHIAVITNITPDHLDRYEYKFENYIASKFRIAENQTENDYLIYDEDDEVIVEWLKQHPVKSTLLPFSLKKKLNQGAFLEDNEIVIITNNKKITMSTDVLALEGQHNLKNAMAASTVAKLLSIRKATIRESLENFQAVEHRLEKVLKIQNVQYINDSKATNVNATFYALDSMTSPTVWIVGGTDKGNDYAPLMPIVREKVKAVICLGIDNSKIIDAFGKVVDFMIETVSMEEAVKIAHKISTKGDTVLLSPACASFDLFQNYEDRGRQFKEAVRNL from the coding sequence ATGAAAAAAATAGTCGTATTAGGGGGAGGAGAAAGTGGCGCAGGTACCGCTATTCTGGGTAAAAAAGAAGGGTATGAGGTTTTTGTTTCCGATAGCGGGAAAATTAGAGAAAAATATAAAGACGTTCTTAAAAAATATGAGATTGATTGGGAAGAAAACCAACATACAGAAAGTAAAATTCTGAATGCAGACCTTGTAATGAAAAGTCCCGGTATACCGGATAAGGTTCCCCTGATACAAAAGATAAGAGAAAAGGGGATTCCTGTTGTTTCAGAAATTGAATTTGCTTCAAAATATACGAAAGCAACAATTGTAGGTATAACCGGTAGCAATGGTAAAACAACAACAACAATGCTAACAGGGCACCTTTTGCAACAAGGCGGCTTAAATGTGGGAGTGGCAGGAAATATAGGCGATAGTTTTGCTCAGATGGTTGCACAAGATAATAAAGATTTTTATGTGTTGGAAATAAGTAGCTTTCAGTTGGATGATATAGAAATATTTAAGCCGCACATAGCTGTAATAACCAATATTACTCCCGATCATTTGGACAGGTATGAGTACAAGTTTGAAAACTATATAGCATCAAAGTTCAGAATTGCTGAAAACCAAACTGAAAATGATTATCTCATATACGATGAAGACGATGAAGTAATTGTAGAGTGGTTAAAACAACATCCTGTTAAATCAACATTGCTTCCTTTTTCATTGAAGAAGAAGTTAAATCAGGGTGCATTTTTAGAAGATAATGAAATAGTAATAATAACTAATAACAAAAAAATAACTATGTCAACAGATGTATTAGCACTAGAAGGACAACATAATTTGAAGAATGCAATGGCAGCTAGCACTGTTGCCAAGCTTTTAAGTATAAGAAAAGCAACTATAAGAGAAAGTCTTGAGAATTTTCAGGCTGTTGAACACAGGTTGGAGAAAGTATTGAAAATACAGAACGTTCAATATATAAACGACTCTAAAGCTACCAATGTAAATGCAACTTTTTATGCGTTGGATAGTATGACTTCACCCACTGTGTGGATAGTGGGAGGAACAGATAAAGGCAATGACTATGCCCCTTTAATGCCGATAGTGAGAGAAAAAGTAAAAGCGGTCATTTGCTTGGGAATAGATAATTCGAAAATTATTGATGCCTTTGGTAAGGTGGTAGATTTTATGATAGAAACTGTTTCTATGGAAGAAGCAGTTAAAATAGCTCACAAAATATCAACAAAAGGAGATACGGTTTTATTATCTCCGGCATGTGCGAGTTTTGATTTGTTTCAGAACTACGAAGACCGGGGGCGACAGTTTAAAGAAGCTGTACGAAATCTTTAG
- the mraY gene encoding phospho-N-acetylmuramoyl-pentapeptide-transferase, which translates to MLYYLFEYLEKNYQFPGASVFQFITFRAAAAIILSLLISTIFGKKVINFLRRKQIGETVRELGLHGQSEKAGTPTMGGIIIILSTLIPVLLFAKLENIYIILLVVSTIWMGIIGFIDDYIKIFKKDKEGLQGKFKVLGQVVLGIIVGATLYFHPQVTIKEELKNPHNNQEVVVSGPVKREFKEEEKSTKTTIPFIKNNEFDYSELIAWMGGDYKKYAWILFIPIVIFIITAVSNGANLTDGIDGLASGTSAIIVLTLGIFAWISGNIIFSDYLNIIYIPRVGEITVYITAFVGALVGFLWYNTYPAQVFMGDTGSLTIGGVIAVIAIVVRKELLLPILCGIFLAEVLSVMMQVSYFKYTKKKYGEGRRIFLMSPLHHHFQKKGFHESKIVTRFWIIGILLAIVALATLKLR; encoded by the coding sequence ATGTTGTATTATTTATTCGAATATTTAGAAAAAAACTATCAGTTCCCCGGGGCAAGTGTGTTTCAGTTTATAACCTTCAGGGCAGCAGCAGCCATAATATTGTCATTGCTTATTTCTACAATATTCGGAAAAAAGGTAATTAATTTTCTCAGGAGAAAACAAATAGGCGAAACTGTACGTGAGCTGGGTTTACATGGGCAAAGTGAAAAGGCAGGCACTCCTACCATGGGAGGGATAATAATTATTTTATCAACCTTAATACCTGTATTGTTGTTTGCCAAACTGGAAAATATCTATATCATTCTATTAGTGGTGTCCACCATATGGATGGGCATTATTGGCTTTATTGATGATTACATAAAGATTTTTAAAAAAGATAAAGAAGGTTTACAAGGCAAGTTTAAAGTGCTGGGACAGGTGGTGTTGGGAATTATAGTTGGTGCTACTTTGTATTTTCATCCGCAGGTAACTATAAAAGAAGAGTTAAAAAACCCTCATAATAATCAGGAAGTTGTAGTTAGTGGGCCTGTGAAACGTGAATTTAAAGAAGAAGAAAAATCTACCAAAACGACGATACCATTTATAAAAAATAATGAATTTGATTACTCAGAGCTTATAGCATGGATGGGTGGCGATTATAAAAAATATGCATGGATACTTTTTATCCCTATTGTAATATTTATAATTACGGCAGTATCTAACGGAGCAAATTTAACCGATGGAATTGATGGTTTAGCCAGTGGCACATCAGCAATAATAGTATTAACACTGGGCATTTTTGCATGGATATCGGGTAATATTATATTTTCTGATTATCTCAATATAATATACATCCCCCGGGTTGGTGAAATAACGGTTTATATAACAGCATTTGTAGGAGCGTTAGTAGGATTTTTATGGTATAATACCTATCCGGCTCAGGTGTTTATGGGTGATACGGGTAGCCTTACCATAGGAGGGGTTATAGCGGTTATAGCCATAGTGGTAAGAAAAGAACTTTTACTGCCTATTTTATGCGGGATTTTTTTAGCCGAAGTGTTATCAGTAATGATGCAGGTAAGCTACTTTAAATACACTAAAAAGAAATATGGTGAAGGCAGAAGAATTTTTTTAATGTCGCCGTTACATCATCATTTTCAGAAAAAAGGTTTTCATGAAAGTAAGATAGTTACCCGCTTTTGGATTATAGGAATTTTATTGGCCATTGTTGCTTTGGCAACATTAAAACTTCGGTAA
- a CDS encoding UDP-N-acetylmuramoyl-L-alanyl-D-glutamate--2,6-diaminopimelate ligase has protein sequence MKALKDILYKVHINSVTGSTNIPVNELHFDSRKVSPDDVFVAVRGYVSDGHEYIEKAAESGAVAIICESMPDQIINGVTYVEVDDTHEALAIMASNFYDNPSKNLKLVGVTGTNGKTTITTLLYQLFKKAGYKVGLLSTVKIMADEEEYKATHTTPDSLTINKYLSLMNETGVEFCFMEVSSHGIHQKRTEGLEFVGGIFTNLTHDHLDYHKTFKEYLDVKKSYFDKLPKNAFALTNIDDKNGLVMIQNTKAKKYTYALKSYADYKAQILENQIGGLYLKIDDNEVWTRLIGTFNAYNLLAIYAAANLLGLEKLEVLRLLSELESVSGRFQYFVSEGKITAIVDYSHTPDALKNAMETVNSIRTGNEEFIAVVGCGGDRDKGKRPVMGNIASTLSTKAIFTSDNPRTEDPQVIIDEMEKGVEPQNFKKTLSIVDRKQAIKAACQMANANDIILIAGKGHETYQEINGKRIDFDDMKTVKELLKELNK, from the coding sequence TTGAAGGCTTTAAAAGACATATTATATAAAGTTCATATAAACTCTGTAACGGGTAGTACCAATATTCCTGTAAATGAGTTGCATTTTGATTCCCGTAAAGTTTCGCCGGATGATGTGTTTGTTGCCGTAAGAGGATATGTTTCAGACGGTCATGAGTATATTGAAAAAGCAGCGGAGTCCGGAGCTGTCGCTATTATTTGCGAATCAATGCCGGATCAAATAATAAACGGGGTTACCTATGTGGAAGTTGATGATACTCATGAAGCTTTAGCGATTATGGCTTCTAACTTTTACGATAATCCTTCTAAAAACCTAAAGCTTGTTGGGGTAACAGGAACTAACGGGAAAACAACCATTACAACATTGTTGTATCAACTATTTAAAAAAGCAGGATATAAGGTAGGTTTGCTTTCTACTGTTAAAATAATGGCAGATGAGGAAGAGTATAAAGCAACCCATACAACTCCCGATTCATTAACCATTAACAAGTATCTGAGTTTAATGAATGAAACAGGGGTGGAGTTTTGCTTTATGGAGGTAAGTTCTCATGGCATTCATCAAAAAAGAACAGAAGGGTTAGAATTTGTCGGAGGTATTTTTACAAATCTTACCCATGACCATCTTGATTACCATAAAACCTTTAAAGAGTACCTGGATGTGAAAAAAAGCTATTTTGACAAACTGCCCAAAAATGCTTTTGCCCTTACAAACATAGATGATAAAAATGGTTTGGTAATGATACAAAATACCAAAGCAAAAAAATATACCTATGCTTTAAAATCATATGCTGATTATAAGGCACAAATACTGGAAAACCAAATAGGTGGCCTTTACTTGAAAATTGATGATAATGAAGTTTGGACACGATTAATAGGAACTTTTAATGCATATAATCTGCTTGCAATTTATGCAGCAGCCAATTTACTGGGATTGGAAAAACTGGAAGTATTAAGGTTATTAAGTGAATTGGAAAGTGTGAGTGGCAGGTTTCAATATTTTGTTTCAGAAGGAAAAATAACGGCTATAGTAGATTATTCTCACACACCAGATGCCTTAAAAAATGCCATGGAAACTGTAAACAGTATTCGTACTGGTAACGAAGAATTTATTGCCGTAGTTGGTTGTGGCGGAGATAGGGACAAAGGTAAAAGGCCCGTAATGGGAAATATTGCATCCACTTTAAGTACGAAGGCAATATTCACATCAGATAATCCCAGGACAGAAGATCCGCAGGTGATTATTGATGAAATGGAAAAAGGTGTTGAACCTCAGAATTTTAAAAAAACACTGTCAATAGTTGATAGAAAACAGGCTATTAAGGCAGCATGTCAAATGGCAAATGCAAATGACATTATCCTTATTGCAGGTAAAGGACATGAAACTTACCAGGAGATTAACGGCAAAAGGATAGATTTTGATGATATGAAAACAGTGAAAGAACTATTAAAAGAATTAAATAAATAA
- a CDS encoding penicillin-binding protein — MAVTEKNILNRLYFIAGCMLLFALAVVVKLISIQITDGDKYRELAKEKTIKNFTIQPNRGNLYSDDGSLLATSVTKYDIRFDAITPSSENFEKYLKPLSDSLSVMFNKPSSYYQNILRKARGNKNRYLLVARDLGYLDYTRLKTFPLFNMNAYKGGIIVEQKTKREHPLGKIAERSVGYERIDDEGYITRVGLEGAFGDYLRGQAGKRLKQKIAKGQWKPITDYNEVEPKDGFDVISTININIQDVAHHALLAQLEKYKADHGCVVVMEVESGEVKAISNLGRTKSGKYYERLNYAVGESNEPGSTFKLMSMIAALEDKVIDTNYVVNTEGGVLTFYDKYKVRDSRWGGYGQISASQVFEVSSNTGIVKIIDNFYRKNPEKFVNRLYNMGLNNQLGLSIKGEGKPVVPHPNDKKNWSGISLPWMAYGYGVSLTPLQILTFYNAVANDGEMVKPRLIKEVKEWNRTIKRFDKEVLNPSICSEETIAKVKKMMENVILKEHGTGHGLYSANFSMAGKTGTTQKNYASKDKDKLQYISTFAGYFPAENPMYSCIVVIHEPDKSVGYYGADVSGPVFKSIARKIYTNSPLVDTVRELERKNASAVKSYDSFYAKAQIKYQTIPNVIGMSGMDAVSLLENLGLKVKVEGNGKVKEQSLNAGETIEDNQTIVLKLF, encoded by the coding sequence ATGGCTGTAACAGAAAAGAACATATTAAACCGCTTGTATTTTATAGCAGGATGTATGCTTCTTTTTGCTTTGGCGGTGGTTGTTAAATTAATTTCCATTCAAATTACTGATGGAGATAAATACAGGGAGCTTGCTAAAGAAAAAACAATAAAGAATTTTACCATCCAGCCTAACAGGGGTAATCTGTATTCGGATGATGGCAGCCTTTTGGCAACTTCGGTTACCAAGTATGATATAAGGTTTGATGCTATAACTCCCAGTTCGGAAAATTTTGAAAAGTACTTAAAACCTTTGTCCGATTCTCTTTCGGTTATGTTTAATAAACCCTCTTCTTATTATCAGAATATATTGAGAAAGGCCAGGGGGAACAAAAACAGGTATTTGCTTGTGGCCAGGGATTTAGGGTATCTGGATTATACGCGCTTAAAGACATTTCCGCTGTTTAATATGAATGCCTATAAAGGTGGGATTATAGTAGAGCAAAAAACTAAAAGGGAGCATCCTCTTGGTAAAATTGCCGAAAGAAGTGTGGGTTATGAACGTATTGATGACGAAGGTTATATAACCAGGGTTGGACTTGAAGGAGCTTTTGGAGATTATTTGAGGGGTCAGGCAGGGAAAAGATTGAAGCAAAAGATTGCCAAAGGTCAATGGAAACCTATTACAGATTATAATGAGGTGGAACCTAAAGATGGTTTTGATGTTATTTCAACTATAAATATAAATATACAAGATGTTGCTCATCATGCATTGTTGGCACAACTTGAAAAATATAAAGCTGATCATGGTTGCGTTGTTGTAATGGAGGTTGAATCCGGGGAAGTAAAGGCTATTTCAAATCTGGGTAGAACTAAATCGGGTAAGTACTACGAAAGATTAAATTATGCAGTTGGCGAATCCAATGAACCGGGTTCAACCTTTAAATTAATGTCTATGATAGCAGCATTGGAAGATAAGGTTATTGACACCAATTATGTTGTGAATACTGAGGGGGGCGTGTTAACATTTTACGATAAATATAAGGTTCGCGATTCACGTTGGGGAGGGTACGGACAAATATCGGCATCTCAGGTTTTTGAGGTTTCATCAAATACGGGAATTGTTAAAATTATAGATAATTTTTACAGAAAAAATCCTGAAAAGTTTGTCAACCGACTTTATAACATGGGTTTAAATAACCAGTTGGGATTATCAATAAAAGGAGAAGGAAAGCCTGTTGTTCCCCATCCTAACGATAAAAAAAATTGGAGTGGGATTTCACTTCCGTGGATGGCTTACGGTTACGGAGTCTCTTTAACTCCTTTACAAATATTAACATTTTATAATGCGGTAGCTAATGACGGAGAGATGGTCAAACCCCGGTTGATTAAAGAAGTTAAAGAATGGAACCGGACAATTAAAAGATTTGATAAAGAAGTTTTGAATCCTTCCATATGTTCTGAAGAAACGATTGCCAAAGTAAAGAAAATGATGGAGAATGTAATTTTAAAAGAACATGGTACCGGGCATGGTCTGTATTCGGCAAATTTTTCTATGGCCGGAAAAACAGGAACCACTCAAAAAAATTATGCCAGTAAGGATAAAGATAAATTGCAGTATATATCAACTTTTGCAGGTTATTTTCCTGCCGAAAACCCTATGTACTCATGTATTGTAGTAATACATGAACCCGATAAAAGTGTCGGGTATTACGGGGCAGATGTGTCAGGGCCGGTATTTAAAAGTATAGCCAGAAAAATCTATACCAACTCACCATTGGTTGATACGGTAAGAGAGTTGGAAAGGAAAAATGCCAGCGCTGTTAAAAGTTATGACTCATTTTATGCAAAAGCACAAATAAAATATCAAACCATTCCTAATGTAATTGGAATGAGCGGAATGGATGCAGTGTCTTTACTTGAAAATTTAGGTTTAAAAGTAAAGGTTGAAGGAAACGGAAAGGTAAAGGAGCAATCTCTGAATGCAGGGGAAACAATAGAAGATAATCAAACTATAGTATTAAAGTTATTTTGA
- a CDS encoding FtsL-like putative cell division protein: protein MKESLIDILKVKFLISEDAVKNWKFIIFTSLLAVIMITSSHSIDKKVFEIDSLNDEVLELKSEFVDVRSKVQQLKLESNITQKVKDKGLVASVIPPKKIKVTNKKSD, encoded by the coding sequence ATGAAAGAGAGTTTAATAGATATACTAAAAGTAAAATTCCTTATTAGTGAAGATGCTGTGAAAAACTGGAAGTTTATCATTTTCACCTCTTTGCTGGCAGTAATAATGATAACAAGTTCACACAGTATAGATAAAAAAGTTTTTGAAATAGACAGCTTAAATGATGAGGTTTTGGAATTGAAGAGTGAGTTTGTAGATGTTAGATCCAAAGTTCAGCAATTAAAACTGGAGTCTAACATTACTCAAAAAGTAAAGGATAAAGGGTTGGTAGCTTCTGTAATTCCCCCTAAAAAAATAAAAGTAACTAATAAAAAGTCAGACTGA
- the rsmH gene encoding 16S rRNA (cytosine(1402)-N(4))-methyltransferase RsmH, whose translation MELNYHKPVLLKETVDGLNIKEDGVYVDVTFGGGGHSAEILKRLGDRGKLFAFDQDEDALRNAIDDKRFTLINENFRFIKRYLKFYGIKEVDGILGDFGVSSHQFDEAERGFSTRFDAELDMRMSKKSEISAFNVVNEYSEVDLRKVLSMYGELKNAGSIAKTIVEARSQAPVKTSAELKKVLSRFLPKFKEHKILAQIYQAVRIEVNREVEVLKEFLLQTPEVLKKGGRLSLISYHSLEDRLVKRFIRGGMFEGEPEKDFYGNTNVPFKKVGGLITPSPEEIEKNNRARSAKLRIAERI comes from the coding sequence ATGGAATTGAATTATCATAAACCGGTTCTCTTAAAAGAAACCGTTGATGGTCTTAATATAAAAGAAGACGGAGTTTATGTTGATGTGACTTTTGGGGGAGGCGGACACTCTGCAGAAATTTTGAAAAGGCTAGGAGATAGAGGGAAGTTGTTTGCTTTTGATCAGGATGAAGATGCATTAAGAAATGCAATTGATGATAAAAGATTTACGCTTATAAATGAAAATTTCAGATTTATTAAGCGGTATTTAAAGTTCTATGGAATAAAAGAAGTAGATGGGATTTTGGGAGATTTTGGTGTTTCATCCCATCAGTTTGATGAGGCTGAAAGAGGTTTCTCTACCCGTTTTGATGCAGAATTGGATATGAGGATGAGTAAAAAGAGTGAAATTTCTGCTTTTAATGTGGTGAATGAGTACAGCGAAGTTGATTTGAGAAAAGTGCTCAGTATGTACGGTGAGTTAAAAAACGCCGGATCGATTGCTAAAACCATTGTGGAGGCCAGGAGTCAGGCGCCTGTAAAAACAAGTGCTGAACTGAAAAAAGTTCTTTCAAGGTTTTTGCCAAAATTTAAAGAGCATAAAATATTGGCTCAAATTTATCAGGCTGTAAGAATTGAAGTGAACCGGGAGGTAGAGGTATTGAAAGAGTTTTTGCTTCAAACCCCGGAGGTGTTAAAAAAAGGAGGAAGGTTAAGTCTCATCAGTTATCATTCTCTTGAAGATAGGCTGGTGAAAAGATTTATAAGAGGCGGAATGTTTGAAGGGGAGCCTGAAAAGGATTTTTATGGGAACACAAATGTGCCTTTTAAAAAAGTGGGTGGCTTAATTACCCCTTCACCAGAGGAAATTGAAAAAAATAACAGGGCGCGAAGTGCAAAGCTTAGGATAGCAGAAAGAATATAA
- the mraZ gene encoding division/cell wall cluster transcriptional repressor MraZ, producing MNNFIGTYECKADAKGRVMLPVALKNQLSPVLQQGFVLKRSVFQPCLELYPMEEWNVLMQKVNKLNRFKKKNNDFIRRFTAGVKVVEVDTAGRLLIPKDLVAFAEISKEIVLASAVNIIEVWDKDKYEQAIDDAAVDFADLAEEVMGGDDGIELS from the coding sequence ATGAACAACTTTATAGGGACATATGAATGCAAAGCTGATGCAAAGGGAAGGGTTATGCTTCCTGTTGCTTTGAAAAATCAGCTTTCACCTGTTCTTCAACAGGGATTTGTTCTAAAGAGGTCGGTTTTTCAGCCATGCCTTGAGTTGTATCCTATGGAAGAGTGGAATGTTCTTATGCAAAAAGTTAATAAGCTTAATCGCTTTAAGAAAAAGAATAATGATTTTATTCGTCGGTTCACAGCAGGGGTTAAAGTGGTTGAGGTTGATACAGCGGGGAGATTATTAATTCCGAAAGACCTGGTGGCTTTTGCTGAAATTTCCAAAGAGATAGTTTTAGCATCAGCTGTAAACATAATTGAGGTGTGGGATAAAGATAAATACGAACAGGCTATTGATGATGCGGCGGTAGATTTTGCTGATTTAGCCGAAGAAGTAATGGGAGGTGACGATGGAATTGAATTATCATAA